The Eurosta solidaginis isolate ZX-2024a chromosome 4, ASM4086904v1, whole genome shotgun sequence genome includes a window with the following:
- the Rcd-1 gene encoding CCR4-NOT transcription complex subunit 9 isoform X2 has translation MLSWKMLLHHIPGRIRKVFQWINELAHPESRETALLELSKKRETVTDLAPMLWHSFGTTAALLQEIINIYPSINPATLTAHQSNRVCSALSLLQCVASHPETRTVFLQAQIPLFLYPFLQTTSKTRPFEYLRLTSLGVIGALVKADEQEVITFLLATEIIPLCLRIMETGSELSKTVATFILQKILLDESGLSYICQTYERFSHVAIILGKMVIQLAKEPSARLLKHVVRCYLRLSDNPRAREALRQCLPDQLRDATFSVCLQDDKSTKHWLHLLIKNLELGSVAPTDPRQIGMSPLTS, from the exons GTCTTCCAATGGATCAATGAATTGGCACACCCTGAAAGCCGCGAAACTGCTTTGCTGGAATTGAGTAAGAAACGCGAAACAGTGACAGATCTCGCGCCAATGCTATGGCATAGCTTTGGCACTACTGCCGCCCTCCTACAGGAGATAATTAACATTTATCCATCGATCAATCCTGCCACACTTACTGCGCATCAATCAAATCGAGTTTGTAGTGCGTTGTCGTTACTACAATGTGTCGCATCACATCCGGAAACTCGTACTGTGTTCCTGCAGGCACAAATACCGTTGTTCCTGTATCCATTTTTACAAACCACATCAAAAACAAGACCGTTTGAATATCTTAGGCTTACAAGTTTAGGTGTTATAGGTGCACTAGTAAAG GCTGATGAGCAAGAAGTGATAACTTTCCTGTTAGCAACTGAAATCATTCCACTGTGTCTGCGAATAATGGAAACCGGCTCTGAACTTAGCAAAACCGTAGCTACATTTATCCTGCAAAAAATTTTGTTGGACGAGAGTGGACTCTCGTATATTTGCCAAACGTATGAGCGCTTTTCGCATGTTGCTATAATTTTG GGCAAAATGGTAATACAACTCGCCAAGGAGCCATCTGCACGTCTACTGAAGCATGTCGTACGTTGCTATTTGCGCCTTTCCGACAATCCCAG AGCACGTGAGGCTTTGCGACAATGTCTTCCAGACCAGCTTCGTGATGCGACATTTTCAGTATGTCTTCAGGATGACAAATCCACAAAACACTGGCTACATTTACTAATTAAGAACTTAGAGCTGGGATCTGTTGCGCCAACAGACCCACGTCAAATTGGCATGTCGCCACTGACGTCATAA
- the Rcd-1 gene encoding CCR4-NOT transcription complex subunit 9 isoform X1: protein MSAQPSPACMTPSTEQERVFQWINELAHPESRETALLELSKKRETVTDLAPMLWHSFGTTAALLQEIINIYPSINPATLTAHQSNRVCSALSLLQCVASHPETRTVFLQAQIPLFLYPFLQTTSKTRPFEYLRLTSLGVIGALVKADEQEVITFLLATEIIPLCLRIMETGSELSKTVATFILQKILLDESGLSYICQTYERFSHVAIILGKMVIQLAKEPSARLLKHVVRCYLRLSDNPRAREALRQCLPDQLRDATFSVCLQDDKSTKHWLHLLIKNLELGSVAPTDPRQIGMSPLTS, encoded by the exons GTCTTCCAATGGATCAATGAATTGGCACACCCTGAAAGCCGCGAAACTGCTTTGCTGGAATTGAGTAAGAAACGCGAAACAGTGACAGATCTCGCGCCAATGCTATGGCATAGCTTTGGCACTACTGCCGCCCTCCTACAGGAGATAATTAACATTTATCCATCGATCAATCCTGCCACACTTACTGCGCATCAATCAAATCGAGTTTGTAGTGCGTTGTCGTTACTACAATGTGTCGCATCACATCCGGAAACTCGTACTGTGTTCCTGCAGGCACAAATACCGTTGTTCCTGTATCCATTTTTACAAACCACATCAAAAACAAGACCGTTTGAATATCTTAGGCTTACAAGTTTAGGTGTTATAGGTGCACTAGTAAAG GCTGATGAGCAAGAAGTGATAACTTTCCTGTTAGCAACTGAAATCATTCCACTGTGTCTGCGAATAATGGAAACCGGCTCTGAACTTAGCAAAACCGTAGCTACATTTATCCTGCAAAAAATTTTGTTGGACGAGAGTGGACTCTCGTATATTTGCCAAACGTATGAGCGCTTTTCGCATGTTGCTATAATTTTG GGCAAAATGGTAATACAACTCGCCAAGGAGCCATCTGCACGTCTACTGAAGCATGTCGTACGTTGCTATTTGCGCCTTTCCGACAATCCCAG AGCACGTGAGGCTTTGCGACAATGTCTTCCAGACCAGCTTCGTGATGCGACATTTTCAGTATGTCTTCAGGATGACAAATCCACAAAACACTGGCTACATTTACTAATTAAGAACTTAGAGCTGGGATCTGTTGCGCCAACAGACCCACGTCAAATTGGCATGTCGCCACTGACGTCATAA
- the Rcd-1 gene encoding CCR4-NOT transcription complex subunit 9 isoform X3 codes for MLWHSFGTTAALLQEIINIYPSINPATLTAHQSNRVCSALSLLQCVASHPETRTVFLQAQIPLFLYPFLQTTSKTRPFEYLRLTSLGVIGALVKADEQEVITFLLATEIIPLCLRIMETGSELSKTVATFILQKILLDESGLSYICQTYERFSHVAIILGKMVIQLAKEPSARLLKHVVRCYLRLSDNPRAREALRQCLPDQLRDATFSVCLQDDKSTKHWLHLLIKNLELGSVAPTDPRQIGMSPLTS; via the exons ATGCTATGGCATAGCTTTGGCACTACTGCCGCCCTCCTACAGGAGATAATTAACATTTATCCATCGATCAATCCTGCCACACTTACTGCGCATCAATCAAATCGAGTTTGTAGTGCGTTGTCGTTACTACAATGTGTCGCATCACATCCGGAAACTCGTACTGTGTTCCTGCAGGCACAAATACCGTTGTTCCTGTATCCATTTTTACAAACCACATCAAAAACAAGACCGTTTGAATATCTTAGGCTTACAAGTTTAGGTGTTATAGGTGCACTAGTAAAG GCTGATGAGCAAGAAGTGATAACTTTCCTGTTAGCAACTGAAATCATTCCACTGTGTCTGCGAATAATGGAAACCGGCTCTGAACTTAGCAAAACCGTAGCTACATTTATCCTGCAAAAAATTTTGTTGGACGAGAGTGGACTCTCGTATATTTGCCAAACGTATGAGCGCTTTTCGCATGTTGCTATAATTTTG GGCAAAATGGTAATACAACTCGCCAAGGAGCCATCTGCACGTCTACTGAAGCATGTCGTACGTTGCTATTTGCGCCTTTCCGACAATCCCAG AGCACGTGAGGCTTTGCGACAATGTCTTCCAGACCAGCTTCGTGATGCGACATTTTCAGTATGTCTTCAGGATGACAAATCCACAAAACACTGGCTACATTTACTAATTAAGAACTTAGAGCTGGGATCTGTTGCGCCAACAGACCCACGTCAAATTGGCATGTCGCCACTGACGTCATAA